The Sebastes umbrosus isolate fSebUmb1 chromosome 4, fSebUmb1.pri, whole genome shotgun sequence genomic sequence AGACCCGTATCTTAGTAATGGTTGCGTTAGagctgctcgattatggcaaaaaatCATAGCCTAATCATGAATATCTTGGTCAATATTgaaattgtgtttatttaacacGATAACTGATTGACTTTATACAacaacatcatgcatttagaatgaaaactttgtacattttaaagttaaatgcatcaatctggtgcactttgagagcaaaactaagaggctagatctatgaaaaaaattgtgctcttgtaaagaatttaataataaacacatcGGTTGTAAAGATAAAAATGGGGATCACAGCCAAAAAGACAGACGCGCCGAGAGCAGGATGCCCCGTGCCTCtccgcagggagagagggcacagcggTCAAAAATTCCATGACAACtatgtgattaatcattttaatatcaaacctgatgttttttttccacccactAAAACAAAAGGAACGTAAAGACAAGTAAGATCAAGTAAAGAAACATGACGTAGGAAAACAGGATAAACTTTCTGGTTCTGTCTACAGTCGAGGAGATCTTAGAAGTTCAAGTCCGTCTAGCGACAGTCACTCAGAGTGAGCTCTGCTTAGCGACGTCTCGGCTTCCGTTCTACATCAGTGACGCTTTGATCGCGGTTAATCTGTTACATGTGAatttcatattcattcatttcaaaagAGGAAGTGCTGAATAATTCCTTTGGTTGATAAGTCATTTATCCTACACATGTACCCATAATGCAGCATAAATTAAGTGGCTCagtctgcttcttcttcttcttttttttttttttacagcaatttatgtaataaaaaagaaaagttgcaATGAAAGTTCAGATGTTAATATCGTCCTCTGATCGGTATAATCTCTACAGGTTTCCTCCGAAGGCTTCCTGTTGTCGAACTGTTTATGGAGGCGCGACGCAGCCTGCCTTTGTTTACAGCCAAACAACTTTGAATTAAATAGGATTACGTGTGCCGTGTTAAATCAGCAAGCCGTGATTGAGAGAAGAAAGGCAGTCTAATTATTTCGACTGTACTAATCCTACATTTTCTGGCTAATAATCTGCTCTGTGTAAATCCCTCCATTGAAATCAGAGTCGCACGGTGTAGCATGTTATCCTCCTTTGTTACAGCACAAGTCTGAGTCGGACAGTTTAAGTGAAGTCACTTGATTGATTAGCTATAGGTCTGCACTTGAAATGAGAGAATGTAGCATGAATTCAATAGGTGTGGGGGGACTGAAACCATGAAATCTTTCTTCATTTTTACTGATGGGCTTTAGTATTTCTCTTGAGAGTGAGTTTAGTGGCTTTTCTACTCTTTATAGGGTAAAAGAATTGTGTCTCCTTGGTGTGTTTTACGCAGGACGGTGGTTAGATTTAAAGAAAGTGGTTGATAAGTTGATCATttaaagtcatttatcaaggCAAAATACCAAATATCAACTGCCTCCAGcgtctcaaatgtgaggatttgctgcattTCTCTGTTTCGTATcattgtaaataaaatatttatgagAAACAAGCAATATGAAGATGTCACCGAGGGCTCTtcatgggcatttttcactattttatgagATTTTATAGATgaaacaatgaataaatagcCCTAAAGCAGCCCTAATAGTCACTATAAATGGTATCCATTAAGTTTGAGGACTTGCGATAGATAAATCCTAAAAACGAAAGATCAGAATCGATGTAGCAGAGCATATTCTGACCTTTAGTTCTTCCAAGTCAAGCTCAAAAAACGCtggatcctacaattcccatTAAGCATCTGTATAACTTCAAATCCTTCCTTCCCAGTAAACATTCTGGGGCCTCATTATAGACAAATATCCTGGTAGAATTGCCGCAGTTTTCCCGTCTGTTAGGAAGTCCAAAAGTATATTTTGGTATCAACATTTTAAAACCCCATATTTTGACATCCCGTATGCTACATTCATCTGTTCACTGCTGGCCCGTGACGGTTCTCTGACAGCAGTGAGAGTTTGTGTAGAAGCCTGTTTGGTCACTGAGGACTTTTCAGGCCTTTTGCCTGTCAGCTGTGCCTCTCACAGAGGGTCGATTGCCAGTCAGGCAGCAGCAGGCCGGATGGCAGAAAGCGCAGCGGAGCCCTTTTGAAGTGTGCCGAGGAGGCTCAGTGTCGACTTTACCCTTGACACTCATCACCAgtgttgttctctctctctctctccgtctccctcctgCAGAATGTAAAGTATGGAGAAATCCGCTGAATTTATTTCGTGGAGCCGAATATAATCGGTGAGTGACGGCAGCTGAGTTACCTGCATGTGAAAGCCCTCTGGAGCTCTGGCCTttgctgtctttcttttttcctccctctctctgatcTGTTTGGCTCCTCTATTGCTTGTTCTCATATCATCAGTCTGTCTCGTGTTCCtgcctttgtttttgttttcctaaTCTGTCTTTGATATACTATTTCTTTTCCTTCGCCGTCATCAGTTTGCCGTTTTCGCCTCGGTTGCCGTAAATTTCTCTCACGCCTCTTTAATTTTTCTCTTTTGATCATCCTGTCTTTCATTCCGTATCAacttctcactcctcctttttgtcattgcaaattaatcgcacgttttttatctgttcaaaatgtactttaaagggagatttagcaagtatttaatactcttatcaacatgggagtggacaaatatgatgctttatgtaaatgaatgtatatatttattattgtaaatcaattaacaacacaacaatgacaaatattgtccagaaaccctcacaggtatctgtagaggggagactcgtgggtacccatagaacccattttcattcacatatcttgaggtcagacgtcaagggagcccttttgaaaatggacatgacagtttttcctcgctttAGCGTactgtaactttggagcgttatttaacctccttcccgacaagctagtataacatggattccttaggttttctagtttcatatgatgcctctAGCTTTAATCTAGCTGTAATACTAACgcattaaagaagttagtggcgttaaaacgaatttgtgttaacgtgttattatgaCACCAGCCCTTAGTCTTTGTGCTTCCTctattcttcttctctcccatttctttttcttttcacccGTTTTGATTTGTTCTCATCAGTTTGGGTTCTCTGTCACTCTcccttttattctctctctgacGTGTCTGCCTCCCGTTCCTCCTGTTGAGTCATCCTCCACTTTTCTATTTCTCACGTTGTAATTATCTTGTCATTTTTCTCCACCTATCACCCCGCATGCTGAGCTCCAGCTCTTAACTTTGGTCCATCTCAGTCTCAGTACAATACCCATTAGGTCAGCACAGTCTGAGTCATTTACAGTCAAACTAAACAAACATCTAACATTAGCTCAGgtcttttattctctctctcttgataATCACGAACGTGTCTCTGTGCTTGTCTTCAGATATACGTGGGTAACGGGTCGAGAGCCGCTGACATACTACGATATGAATCTGTCGGCACAAGACCATCAGACCTTCTTTACTTGTGACTCCGACCACCTCCGGCCTGCTGATGCCAGTAAGCAAacacatgcatatacagtacttGTATCTTTTGTATGatttgtgtgcacacacacacacagaggtgatAATGTGACCGCTCTGAcatctttaaatgtgtttgtttggtgtCAGTTATGCAGAAGGcgtggagagagaggaacccACAAGCTCGCATCTCCGCAGCACATGAAGCTCTGGAGCTGGAAGAGTGAGTTCACTTCCTTTATcgtcctctctttgtctctctagTAGAACTGTCTGTTGTTTTACGACTCTCTCCTTTGAGACCAGCTGTTAGGGGTGTTGGTTGTCATCTAAATTAGTGAAGGTGTTAATGTAAGAAAgcaaaagaacaattaaaatgattctgtttgtTAACCTTTATGCATCACTAGggacatttttggctttttcATTTTTCGATAATTTTTGCAAGATTgcgatttttttcctaaaattttgGAAGTTCAACCTCCGCTATAATAAACTATGTAGCCAAATACACTCAGACCCTTGAGGACAAAGATGTCCCCATTAAAACTCAGAGAAAAGCCAGACAAGATAAACATTTCTTCGTCCTTTTAATTATTTGGTAACCTCTTAGATTTATGTTTGGACCTGTTTGGGGGGATTTTATCCCTAAATCCAAAATGATAATAAACACTGTTTCTTCTCGGTCAATAGACTTCAATGTGGTATAAATTGAAAGATTGGAAACTGCGGGTTGTGTCGGTGGGAGGGATGATGCATCTCCTCACAGATTGGCCCTCTGGGTGACCGCCTGCATCATTCATAGGGGGAAGACAACTTGTTTTCATGGCAGTGTAGGTTTATTTTTAGGAGCGTCTGCGActacaaaggcagcgcagaggAATTGTGTCAGTGTTGTATGTTGCTTTCAGCTCATATCAAGGCCGTGACAGCAGGTTGACTCAGAGGAAAACTTCTTTGATCAGTGCGCTATCAGATGCTGCCTACAAATCGTAAAAAGCAGTTTTTATAGCACAGAGGACGCCGCGCTGTGTAGACAAAACTGACTCCATAAGGATGTGAGAATAAGTAAGTTTGTAATTTCCTGGTTAACAGATCCtggtcctctcctcctctcctctcctcctgtagTTGCGCGACAGCGTACATCCTGCTGGCGGAGGAAGAAGCGACAACCATCATGGAGGCTGAACGTTTGTTTAAACAGGCTCTAAAAGCTGGAGAGGGCTGCTACCGCCGCAGCCAACAGCTCCAACATCACGGTACACAGTACGAAGCCCAGCACAGTGAGTATCAGCCCGGGTTAAAAAACTGATCCCATCATGCTCAcaattttctgtgtgtgtatgtatgtgtgttacaTCGTGTCTTTGTGTGCTTCCTCCACCAGGAAGAGACACCAACGTATTGGTGTACATAAAGAGAAGACTGGCCATGTGCTCCAGAAAGCTTGGTCGAACACGAGAAGCAGTTAAAATGATGAGAGATGTAAGtacataaacacagacacacacacaaacacacacacacacacacacacacactagggctgtcaatcgattaaaatattgaatcgcttgtccatagttaatcacaattaatcacacattttttatctgttcaaaatgctcattaaagggagatttgtcaactatttattattcttatcaacatggaagtgggcaaatatgctgctttatgcaaatgtatgtaattatttattattggaaaatcaattaataacacaaaacaatgacaaatattgtccagaaaccctcacaggtactgcatttagcataaaaaaatatgtgtcagtgtgctgacttgactatgacttgcccaaaacggcatgtgattatcataaagtgggcatgtctgtaaaggggagactcgtgggtacccatagaacccattttcattcacatatctggaggtcggaggtcaagggacccctttgaaaaggaccacgccagtttttcctcgccaaaaatttgTGTTAgttttagagcgttatttagcctccttccctctagatttaaaactgagcctgcgacaacctaaaaatcacaagttgcgttaatgtgtaaaagaaattagtggcgttaaaacgaatttgcattaacgtgggAACTTTGTcagccctaacacacacacacacacacacacacatgttattCATTGATTCCTCTCTGTCAGGTGACAACACATGTACAACATTCACTCAGATacactgatggtacgtgtccacaggctccgtgctttccacaccccccattcattgtctatgtaagcagccgcgcaatgcattctggtagcgtggcgtcgcgatttcaagagactaggcgtcacgacgcccgctcctcatttgcataaagttgagggctcgtctactttatgcaaatcacaggcgtccgacgcgactcgccgcctctcgaaactcctgaggatcttttaaaataaacgttgttgatccaaattaaagacagattcagcaactacatggattatttctcgccttaaatgttttcagaaacacatttcagtgacctatttacgtgaaataagagaagaaagtttctaaacgagcctccatactggttccggtttgaaagctgggagcagcagccaacggcgggaaagcgttcgtccaatcaggagccgagtgccttgtttctagggacagcacaccaagcgtccaatgttgggaagcgtcgcgtcccctcgcgataaaaaacgcccctgtggacacgtaccatcagactTTAACTACAACAGTATTCTGTAACTGCATTAATGATGACCCAAAAGCTCTTTGTCTGCTGACTGTGCATGTGTCGCCCCCTGTCCGGTATTACATGTAACAACAGTTGTGTGTTTTCCAGTTAATGAAGGAGTTCCCTCTCCTCAGTATGTTCAACATCCACGAGAACCTGCTGGAGTCGCTACTAGAGCTCCAGAACTACGCCGACGTCCAGGCCGTTCTGGCCAAGTACGACGGTGAgggactcaaacacacacacacacacacacacacacacacacagatattcagattcacatagaaataaaaaaaaaagtgatcatagtggaatattagtgtgcatgtaaacatagtcgcTGGTCTTTCAGGGTTGCATTGTCATAAAACAGGTGTTGCAATATCTTTTATTCATCTGCTGCATAGAGTATCTCAGCTTTAGTGTTGgagtcagagagaaaaaaggcaGATCACACTTAACTGTtgaataagtaaaaaataagaTATAAGATAACAAAACACCCCCGGAGCTCTGAAACCTGAACTCATTATCCACATTCAGAACCCCCTCTGGGCAGCTGACCTTGCCTCTCTTAACTATCACCTGTAATTCCAACCTTTATGCTATGTTCACTAaacacctccctccctctctgtctgctttGTGTCTCCACAGATATTAGTTTACCCAAATCTGCAACAATATGTTACACAGCAGCATTGCTCAAAGCCAGGGCGGTATCGGACAAGTGAGTATCGCTTTTCATCGTCTACAATGCTCATACGGGGttgtggggtggggtgggggggggaggggctCTACATACCTGCTCTGCTATCTAAGAGTTGTAGAATAGAGCTGAACATGGCCCGGGGAGCTGCTCAGTGTGAATGGGAGAATAGAGCTTAGCTGAGCGCTTAGCGGTTACTCTGCTCTTTGGTTCAGGGCTGATCAGCGTTATTATGAGTGTTTGTGTCTCGCCAGAGCGCTCCGGTCACCCAGAGGCACAAGGTCATTTATGACTGTAAAACAGATAATGGTGGTGCACAGATAAAACCATAGAAACTGCCTTTTGTAAGGGATAACACCCACCCGACAAGGTGTCCATAATCAGGAATTAATATACGATGAGGCCAGAACCGTGCGTCCTCGGATGCGTGTTGGGTCGTTGCCTACGCAAAGTCCACtcattcctgataatggacaccttGTCAGGCATATTACCGCCTATACCGTGGTCACctgacaaagaaaaaagacctttaatttatattttcacgCGTTTTAGTACCAAAATCTTAAGTATTTTGCAATGCATTCACTCCGTTTCCCTGGTAACCCTGAGGTTTTGCTAATACCTGGAACAATCATTATTATCCCATAAGGTTCTTATGCAATGGAAACATTGTTCACTGCTCCAGTAAATAGGACGGACCTAATTAATGGacaccctgcagccaatcagaatcatGTATTCACCCAGACCATGGTATAAATACATATGTACACACACGGAGTATTAATATTTGCTGTTTATCTTTTATGTTAATTCTAGTGTCAAAATTGCTCAAAATAAGCGTTAAATCTGTAATCTCACACCCTGAATGTACTATTGGTGATGCACTGGAGTATTCTCCTGCTCTGGTCCTCACATGTATGTTAATACAAGCGTACTCAAAACActcagtacatttttttttgagaaacaGACGGTCTTTTACACGTCAGGGATCAATGTGATGTTCGTACACGGAGCAGCTAGTTAGTGACAAGCGAGCCGCCTGGATTTCAGCGTCTTTATTCGTCACCCTGGGAGTTATTTTCAGAATCACTTTGATCATATAGTGATGTGTAATCCCAAGTGAGATCACtgacaggagtgtgtgtgttgtgtgtgttgtgtgtgtgtgtgcagattctCTCCAGAGGCAGCATCCAGGCGAGGGCTGAGCACAGCAGAGATGAACGCAGTAGAAGCCATCCACAGAGCGGTGGAGTTCAACCCTCACGTCCCCAAAGTGAgactcatatacacacacacacacacacacacacgcacacacacacacacacacacctgctgagGTCGTACTGTGATCATATTCTCGCCATGTAACAGAGGCTACCTGTCAGTGAAGGTGTTGAACTGTTGACATGAAACACATCAGATAATCAATCCtatttaagaagaagaagaactttattgtcattatgcaAGCACAGGGAAGTTGCAGTTGCGTCAACCTCAAATGGTGCATTGTAGGTTGACACACTGCAATTTCGTTATGCTTTCATAACAGACAGAATAGACCTCTTTATTGTCCACTTCACAGAGACGCACATATCCATACATACACTTAAAAGCTTCCTTTGCCATCGGTTAAATTACAAGAgattaggggggggggggggaaagccTAAGTGAGCCAAACGGTTGGGATGAGAGTGctaaaatattaagttaatacATATCTTAAATAGACATCATAAAAGAAACAGCAGCCGTCTCTAATATCTCGTGAAATCATTTGTTAAGTAAAATGAGAGCGGATGGAATAAAAGATCTCTTGAAGAAGTTTCTCTTTGCTGTGGGTATCGTCGTCCCGAGGGGagttttttaaattcattaaatAGAGGATGTAAAGAGTCCTGAACTATTAATGTTGCAAtaaagttcttcttcttcttcttacaaaaaaaagataattttttaaaagataACTACGATTATCAAGCAAATAGTTGGAAGCTTCATTCATACCGTTGACAATTTGAATTATAAATCAACATTCAAATGCtgctcagctttttttttgcatatctGAAAGTTCAAGCTAcactaatattaataatataatattatttgtagaattaaattccagtggtggctgtgtAGAATTGTTTcagacttgtgtgatccaaacatttccaataactccagagcgttgtgaagtccaaatttattgaaaaaaaagaaagatatagtcatttccaaaattcacgtttttaatctaacaaaatattctgctacaattcatatttgttggcgttttgtgagttatattcattaaagaaagttgatttgataaaaaaaaagactaggaatcactttattcaaattgaggattttgttttatttttatttttagggtgatgacatcataaaatatgatgacagacattcaaagctttattcgaaaacctcaatagaagcttcaaaagtaaaaaaaaaaaatacttttgttaCAGCCCTAAAACCAAGATAGAGTATGTATACTGAACAGGCCATTTTATGTAACAGAGACAGTGTTTCTAAATAATCTCAAACAAACATTCCTTTATTGATATCTCTTGTTCATCCTGTTGATCATCTGCCTTtgttctcttctcctcctcctcctcctcctcctcctcctcctcctcctcagtatCTGCTGGAGATGAAGAGTCTGATTCTTCCTCCAGAACACATCCTGAAGAGAGGAGACAGCGAGGCCATCGCCTACGCCTTCTTCCACCTGCAGCACTGGAAAAGGGTAGAGGGGGCGCTCAACCTGCTGCACTGCACCTGGGAGGGCAGTGAGTACACAAACGGTtaccaaacacacactccaCTGGCCACATGGAAATTCACTGTTAATTATTAAAGAAGTGATCAGCCGTCTGCAACTaaaactctctctgtgtgtgtttgtagcgtTCAGAATGATCCCGTATCCTCTGGAGAAGGGTCACCTGTTCTATCCCTACCCCATCTGCACAGAGACGGCCGACAGAGAGCTGCTACCCAGTAAGAGACGCCCTGACACACATTTATACGTGCACACGATGTCTATTTACACAGTACAAGCACCAAAATATATGATCTTACATACTACTGGAAATCcgtctgttttctctctttaaacgCTTTAAAGAAAAGTCAAAACAGCGAGGAATACTGTTTGGATTTTAGTCTTAaacagtagtaataatagtaatacttGTAGTCGCAGCAGCATCATTCAAAAAGACAGCAGTGGAgaaagtactcagatcttttacttaagtaaaagtactaacacACTGTaagaatactctgttacaaataaaagtcctgcactgaaaatgttacttaaagttactgtagggaacttttaactggttatgaaaccgTCTCAATTTAATAtcgatgcctctatatgacctacataagtaaacaagaccatcagcgaaTGGACTGGAAATTTcgatatagttattcttaatgcttgatGATGATGAGACAAATTCCTTAACAGAGCGCTGAGCGTCGTCGTGCTGTCTGCTCAGCAGCTCGTCTGTCTTCACACACAAACCTTCACTTGATTAAGTTGGCTTCCAGCCACCAGCAGCAACACACTGtgctgtggttgtgtgtgtgtgtgtagcaggatggatggatatatacatatattacatCACATTACTGCTGctcaccaaaacacatttttaatttttttatttaacataaaagGTGAAGGGCAGAAAGTTTGATCGCGACAACTTACAATTACAACACTTAAATCTGTGGAGTGCTCCCGCCATGGTTTGGGATTGTTCCAGCTGTGTGTCGcaccttttttttatacttcacGGGTGCCGGAAAGGATACACCGATGTATCTTCACTTATGtcacattcacaccaagagcgaaaTCAATATTTTGCCGCGCTTTACTCGCACTGAGTTGGGCCGCCAGTTTCATTTGTGTTAATTCGCGCTAGACGCACCGAAGAGAAGAAGGCGCTACtgtggtatgaacccaaaataaacagattgtgctgtaatttaattgcaataaacagatcaaaaggatgctgaaataacaacacaatgatgctgatttgtaaaaagtcgtaattcatgttttgtcaggtctgtccacaagacgacaaacaaacaacttttaaaatgcttgttttctgaatggagtttggatcacTTAGTGCCAGGCTacgcagctgctccatcaacactcaagatAAATTCATATGGGCATAAATACTGGAGCAGCGTTGTTATTTCTACCATAGACAGTCTTAAataattggtaaaaaaaacccGAACTAACCTGAGGTATGTGATGTAAATGTCTAAACTAACATTgaatttatgtgtgtttgtgtttgtgtttgtgtgtgtgtttgtcccgCGTGGAAGCAGTGTTTCACGAGGTGTCAGTCTACCCTAAGAAGGAGCTGcccttcttcatcctcttcacAGCCGGCCTCTGCTCCTTCACCGCCATGCTGGCTCTGCTCACACACCAGTTCCCCGAACTCATGGGAGTGTTTGCTAAAGCTGTgagtacacacacgcacacacacacacacacacacacacacacacacacacagtaacttgTTCTCCGTTGTTTGGAAAGTTTTAAGCGAAGACAAAATACAGAACTTGGATTTTTGCTGCAGAAAAATCCATCAAAGCTAAACTGTTGCTGTGGATGTCTCTATGATTTCGCTGACCTTTTCTCCGGCACGAAACTCTCCTCTTAAGCTGCACTCCGGTTGACGACGAGCGATCTTAAAAAGTTAATAGCCTCATTTCCATAAAACGTGCCGGATGGAATAATATATCTAGTGACCGTCTGACCTTTCTTCATGTGCCACCTTCAGgtcaaaatgtcttgttttgcacACAGTGTCATAACCTGAACAGCAGATTGCTATGAAATATGCTCCACGGAGATAACCTCGTTCAATTTCAATGTCGCTGTGACCTTTTTCTCCACCGCCACATTCAGGATAAACTTTTAGTTTTGAACCTCCCAGTGTCGGAGATCTACAGCTACAAAATCGTGTTCACGTGAGTGACGATGAAGAAACCTGGAGGGGTGATTGGGAGGAACCAGAGTGGTgctttgttgttggacttctgtgctcgTCATGGATTGGCCATAACAAACACCATGTCCGAGCATAGGGCGGTTCATAagtgtacttggtaccagaaTACCAGAGGCCAAAGATCGATGATCAACCTTAAAGAGTCTTAACATCAGATCTGCAGCCACATGTCTTGGACACTCGCCTGCTGGTGAGTTAATGCCATCCTGGAAAGCCCGCTTTAatccagctgtgctgcagcaagCCGTGAACACATGCGTTTCCACTGCGGCCTCACACCAACGGATAACCGTGCTAGAGAGGGATGTTTATTAAAATTCAGAAGCTGTTAGATCAATAATTTCTACAGCACCTGCTGAGGTTAAAAGTCCTCTCCCAGCTCTCGGTACTAAACACAGAGCCACCTTCAGCCTTCCCTCCTGTATCATAGCAGCCAGTGGAGGGCGCTGCCTCCCCCGCCTCCCCTCCCTGCAGCCTTTAGCCTGCAGCGCCGTGCTGCTCACCTGGAATGCAGGTGAGCTCATCTCTCCCCCCTGATGTGACACTATCAGCAGATACCATCTACACTACCTGCTGAGAGCTGAagtgctacacacacacacaggcctgctGCTCTCTAACTACATTCTGACTGTAGGTGTTAACTACAATGTATaactttaatatttatttaaatgcattaaaaGCAAAGAAAGAGTTGCCAGTTTACGTAGCAAAGACCATAATATTTAATACGTAGCTGTTGTTTCGGTTGTCATCTAAACTAACTAAGTTGATCACAAGACAGACTCAGGTTTGAAAAAGACCCCACACATCCTCTGcacatattgttattattgacaCATAGAGTTAGGTGACATAATGTCATGTATGAGGTAATCGGCGTGaagaggacggagcggtcacagacTGTGTGCGCGGCGCAGCGGTGCCAGGTAACGTTAGACCCCCTGaggccccgcagcgaaagctggaccagAGAGGACTGACACACAGTcatccgacggtaaagatcaaatgAAGCGCTCTACACATATATTGagtgtcatcttttcttgtaaaatgtccggtgtaatctgtaacaccggtgttgtcacaagtttatcaaccggtgggaaaatgtcctcaccgtgacatccctaacgGCCAACACCCTGATCCACTTCATCGGGTGTATCGGAGGGTTGCGTCTCTACTTTTTGGATTACAGGACGCCGACCTCTCCTCCGCCGCCCAACCAGTTCAAACACACGGGACACACAAGCTTTACTCTGAAGTGCTCTTTGAAGCTGGAACAGAGATGTACGATACAGCGTTGTGTGAGGCCGACATCAGCGCCGGTCGCAGCTTTTCAAAGCACGCAAACCGCCGACTACCAGGCAGATACATGCAGGTGAAGAGGAGACTCTTCTTCACAAAAACCCTGTCGGGGCTTTTATCTGCCATCTGACAAAGTGGGAACCTCTATGACCCGCCGTTGCTCTGGTGGAGCCCCTAtcacccccacccctcccaccaccacctcctcttcaCTGGTTGTTGCCAAAACACCAACCGGAGGACGAGCTGACAGCCAGCTGC encodes the following:
- the LOC119486776 gene encoding suppressor of tumorigenicity 7 protein homolog isoform X11 produces the protein MFGTESSLSMFLNTLTPKFYVALTGTSSLISGLILIFEWWYFRKYGTSFIEQVSVSHLRPLLGGVDSSSPSNSNTSNGEADSNRQSVSECKVWRNPLNLFRGAEYNRYTWVTGREPLTYYDMNLSAQDHQTFFTCDSDHLRPADAIMQKAWRERNPQARISAAHEALELEDCATAYILLAEEEATTIMEAERLFKQALKAGEGCYRRSQQLQHHGTQYEAQHRRDTNVLVYIKRRLAMCSRKLGRTREAVKMMRDLMKEFPLLSMFNIHENLLESLLELQNYADVQAVLAKYDDISLPKSATICYTAALLKARAVSDKFSPEAASRRGLSTAEMNAVEAIHRAVEFNPHVPKYLLEMKSLILPPEHILKRGDSEAIAYAFFHLQHWKRVEGALNLLHCTWEGSEYTNAFRMIPYPLEKGHLFYPYPICTETADRELLPTVFHEVSVYPKKELPFFILFTAGLCSFTAMLALLTHQFPELMGVFAKAFLSTLFAPLNFIMEKVESILPSSLWHQLTRI
- the LOC119486776 gene encoding suppressor of tumorigenicity 7 protein homolog isoform X3 translates to MFGTESSLSMFLNTLTPKFYVALTGTSSLISGLILIFEWWYFRKYGTSFIEQVSVSHLRPLLGGVDSSSPSNSNTSNGEADSNRQSVSECKVWRNPLNLFRGAEYNRYTWVTGREPLTYYDMNLSAQDHQTFFTCDSDHLRPADAIMQKAWRERNPQARISAAHEALELEESWSSPPLLSSCSCATAYILLAEEEATTIMEAERLFKQALKAGEGCYRRSQQLQHHGTQYEAQHRRDTNVLVYIKRRLAMCSRKLGRTREAVKMMRDLMKEFPLLSMFNIHENLLESLLELQNYADVQAVLAKYDDISLPKSATICYTAALLKARAVSDKFSPEAASRRGLSTAEMNAVEAIHRAVEFNPHVPKYLLEMKSLILPPEHILKRGDSEAIAYAFFHLQHWKRVEGALNLLHCTWEGSEYTNAFRMIPYPLEKGHLFYPYPICTETADRELLPTVFHEVSVYPKKELPFFILFTAGLCSFTAMLALLTHQFPELMGVFAKAFLSTLFAPLNFIMEKVESILPSSLWHQLTRI